A single region of the Desulfovibrio sp. ZJ209 genome encodes:
- a CDS encoding nitroreductase family protein, whose product MDVFEALFTRRSIRKYTDQPVSDADVETMLKAAMLAPSAKNERPWAFVVVRDAGLRGELSEATPYVKMAAQAPVVIVVCGDLNEDKAGGRWVQDCSAAIENMLIAARGLEIGTVWCALHPDAERVARVRAILGIPDHVVPLGLVCAGHPAQPFAEASRFMPERIHRERW is encoded by the coding sequence ATGGATGTGTTTGAAGCCCTGTTCACGCGGCGCAGTATCCGCAAATATACCGACCAGCCCGTGAGCGACGCGGACGTGGAAACCATGCTCAAGGCCGCCATGCTGGCCCCGAGCGCCAAGAACGAGCGCCCCTGGGCCTTCGTGGTGGTGCGCGACGCGGGCCTCAGGGGGGAGCTTTCCGAGGCCACGCCCTATGTGAAGATGGCGGCGCAGGCGCCGGTGGTCATCGTGGTCTGCGGCGACCTCAATGAGGACAAGGCCGGCGGCCGCTGGGTGCAGGACTGCTCCGCGGCCATCGAGAACATGCTCATCGCGGCGCGGGGCCTCGAAATCGGCACGGTCTGGTGCGCGTTGCACCCCGATGCCGAGCGCGTGGCCAGGGTGCGCGCCATCCTCGGCATCCCGGATCACGTCGTCCCGCTCGGCCTCGTCTGCGCCGGCCACCCGGCCCAGCCCTTCGCCGAGGCCAGCCGCTTCATGCCCGAGCGCATCCACCGCGAGCGCTGGTAA
- a CDS encoding flagellar basal body-associated FliL family protein yields the protein MAETQVKQAAPLDVEVGGSGGQLKKVELDLDDAPFLEEEKPAAPPVPRGDDTPATPDEAAAGAGKGKRKKLLLLGAIAGVVLLVAAAAVWWFMFRTPPPPPPEPPKPDVVVVPSAPAARSTPDIVKEFAPFVVPSHQPEDGTRFLVCKFSAIIKDPAVGREMDQRMLSLRDAIYYYLRSKDNAFLMDAHNGPQIKSDLLGVLNDYMAQGKIEDILFESYLNQ from the coding sequence GTGGCAGAGACCCAGGTGAAACAGGCGGCCCCGCTCGACGTGGAGGTGGGGGGCTCGGGAGGCCAGCTCAAGAAGGTGGAGCTGGATCTCGACGACGCGCCCTTTCTTGAGGAAGAGAAGCCCGCGGCCCCGCCCGTGCCGCGCGGCGACGACACGCCGGCCACGCCCGACGAGGCGGCCGCCGGCGCGGGCAAGGGCAAGCGCAAGAAGCTCCTTTTGCTTGGCGCCATCGCCGGCGTGGTGCTGCTCGTGGCCGCCGCGGCCGTGTGGTGGTTCATGTTCCGCACGCCGCCCCCGCCGCCGCCGGAACCGCCCAAGCCGGATGTGGTGGTGGTGCCCTCCGCGCCCGCCGCGCGGTCCACGCCGGATATCGTCAAGGAATTCGCGCCTTTCGTTGTGCCGAGCCACCAGCCGGAAGACGGCACGCGCTTCCTTGTCTGCAAATTTTCCGCCATCATCAAGGACCCGGCCGTGGGCCGCGAGATGGACCAGCGCATGCTCTCGCTGCGCGACGCCATCTATTACTACCTGCGCAGCAAGGACAACGCCTTCCTCATGGACGCGCACAACGGCCCGCAGATCAAGTCCGACCTTTTGGGCGTGCTCAACGATTACATGGCGCAGGGCAAGATCGAGGACATCCTGTTCGAGAGCTACCTGAACCAGTAG
- a CDS encoding MinD/ParA family protein, whose protein sequence is MSDTLPLVMSVTSGKGGVGKTNLSVNLACCLARMGKRVVLVDADLGLANVDVVLGLTPQKNLFHLFHEGASLRDVLFETPYGFSILPASSGVEGMLALTTGQKLELLESVGELEDEVDCLLVDTGAGISDNVLYFNLAAQERLVVLTPEPTSLTDAYALIKVLKQTHGVEHFKVCVNMAHDEKSAREIFSRLYQACDHFLGGVSLDLAGVIPRDTAVREAVVAQKPLCVGDRAGRPAALAIERLAQTVSRWEPPRQTDGNIKFFWKKLLFG, encoded by the coding sequence ATGAGTGACACGCTACCCCTCGTCATGTCCGTCACTTCCGGCAAGGGCGGCGTCGGCAAGACGAACCTCTCCGTCAACCTGGCCTGCTGCCTCGCCCGCATGGGCAAGCGCGTGGTGCTCGTCGACGCGGACCTCGGGCTCGCCAACGTGGACGTGGTCCTCGGGCTGACCCCGCAGAAAAATCTCTTCCACCTCTTCCACGAGGGCGCCTCCCTGCGCGACGTGCTCTTTGAAACGCCCTACGGCTTCAGCATCCTCCCCGCCTCCTCGGGCGTGGAAGGCATGCTCGCCCTGACCACGGGCCAGAAGCTGGAGCTTCTGGAATCCGTGGGCGAGCTGGAGGACGAGGTGGACTGCCTTTTGGTCGACACCGGCGCGGGCATCAGCGACAATGTGCTCTATTTCAACCTCGCCGCGCAGGAGCGCCTTGTGGTGCTCACGCCCGAGCCCACCTCGCTCACTGACGCCTATGCGCTCATCAAGGTGCTCAAGCAGACGCACGGGGTGGAGCATTTCAAGGTCTGCGTCAACATGGCCCACGACGAGAAGAGCGCCAGGGAGATCTTCTCGCGCCTCTACCAGGCCTGCGACCACTTCCTCGGCGGCGTTTCGCTGGATCTCGCGGGCGTCATCCCGCGCGATACCGCGGTGCGCGAGGCCGTGGTCGCCCAAAAGCCCCTCTGCGTGGGCGACAGGGCGGGGCGGCCGGCCGCGCTCGCCATCGAGCGCCTGGCGCAGACGGTCTCCCGCTGGGAGCCGCCGCGCCAGACCGACGGCAACATCAAGTTTTTCTGGAAAAAACTCCTGTTCGGCTAG
- a CDS encoding chemotaxis response regulator CheY, whose amino-acid sequence MPYNPNMRVLIVDDFSTMRRIVRNILRQLGFNNVVEADDGTTAWETLNREKIDFIVSDWNMPKMTGIELLRKVRASEQFADTPFLMVTAEAQQENIIEAAQAKVSNYIVKPFTADTLKQKIDKIFP is encoded by the coding sequence ATGCCCTACAATCCCAATATGCGTGTCCTCATCGTGGACGATTTCTCCACCATGCGCCGCATCGTGCGCAACATCCTGCGCCAGCTCGGCTTCAACAACGTGGTGGAGGCTGATGACGGCACCACCGCCTGGGAGACCCTCAACCGCGAAAAGATCGACTTCATCGTCTCGGACTGGAACATGCCCAAGATGACGGGCATCGAGCTTCTGCGCAAGGTGCGCGCGAGCGAGCAGTTCGCGGATACGCCCTTCCTCATGGTCACGGCCGAGGCCCAGCAGGAAAATATCATCGAGGCCGCGCAGGCGAAGGTCTCCAACTATATCGTCAAGCCCTTCACGGCCGATACACTCAAGCAGAAGATCGACAAGATCTTCCCCTAG
- a CDS encoding FliA/WhiG family RNA polymerase sigma factor, with the protein MKSGTAHADVLQPWESLETGATEWGDFSPHEQEQIVRHYAPKIRFLALRLKAKLPKSVELGELISSGTLGLMEALGKFRPQLGIRFETYAENRIRGAMLDELRRLDWFPRSLRQRVRVLDEAMRSVEHEHGRQATEEELQRITGLELREVRQGLEALQNQLWLSLDAIQDSVSGDTVENGGEPYSDTAMRELAERVAPLIERLTPREKLVLSLYYTDELNMRETAEVMGITEGRVSQLHTQALNRLRREFVSRYGESEDL; encoded by the coding sequence ATGAAAAGCGGCACTGCGCACGCCGATGTCCTCCAGCCCTGGGAATCGCTGGAGACGGGCGCCACAGAATGGGGGGACTTTTCGCCCCACGAGCAGGAACAGATCGTGCGCCACTATGCGCCCAAGATCCGCTTCCTCGCGCTCAGGCTCAAGGCCAAGCTGCCCAAGAGCGTGGAGCTCGGCGAGCTCATCAGCTCGGGCACGCTGGGCCTCATGGAGGCCTTGGGCAAGTTCCGGCCCCAGCTCGGCATCCGCTTCGAGACCTATGCGGAAAACCGCATCCGCGGCGCCATGCTGGACGAGCTGAGGCGGCTCGACTGGTTCCCGCGCTCGCTGCGCCAGCGCGTGCGCGTGCTCGACGAGGCCATGCGCAGCGTGGAGCACGAGCACGGCCGCCAGGCCACCGAGGAGGAGCTCCAGCGCATCACCGGCCTCGAGCTTCGGGAGGTGCGCCAGGGCCTCGAGGCCCTGCAGAACCAGCTCTGGCTCTCGCTGGACGCCATCCAGGACAGCGTCTCGGGCGACACCGTGGAAAACGGCGGCGAGCCCTACAGCGACACGGCCATGCGCGAGCTCGCCGAGCGCGTGGCCCCGCTCATCGAGCGCTTGACGCCAAGGGAAAAGTTGGTACTGTCGCTCTACTATACGGATGAACTGAACATGCGCGAGACCGCCGAGGTGATGGGCATCACCGAGGGCCGCGTCTCGCAGCTCCACACGCAGGCCCTGAACCGCCTGCGCCGGGAGTTCGTCAGCCGCTACGGCGAATCCGAAGATCTCTGA
- a CDS encoding flagellar biosynthesis protein FlhF codes for MQVKTFTGASSQEVLARVKAEMGPDAVILGNRTYRKNGVVCHEITAGLERPGPGAPAQGPGGGETPPSGWNEWHREWMQIKDQLYALMKPAIQLERLTPRQRVALEYLQREGVADSVAVGLYNRLLADPGASVLECLAGMVPVKPWGAAEWPQRLHLLTGPFGAGKTTTALRFALQLRAHDAGLQVAFINADCLRGNGRLVLRHWAELSGFVYLEAADRETMARALTQTSGADAVFIDVPGMTAGETLAEWREAMGLDAVAVDEAASHLVLAPFLDALQTKEFLGRYHAEGPASIVWAKLDEAVSFGTIVNVGAGAGLPVSALSYGAELKESLSPATEPLIWRLVFKRQIPGHAAPPPRPKAAAPGRAAGRLAGRTA; via the coding sequence ATGCAGGTAAAGACATTCACCGGCGCGTCGTCGCAAGAAGTGCTTGCGCGGGTCAAGGCCGAGATGGGGCCGGATGCCGTCATTCTCGGCAACCGCACCTACCGCAAGAACGGCGTGGTCTGCCATGAAATCACGGCCGGGCTCGAGCGCCCGGGCCCCGGCGCGCCCGCGCAAGGGCCGGGCGGCGGCGAGACGCCCCCCAGCGGCTGGAACGAATGGCACAGGGAGTGGATGCAGATCAAGGATCAGCTCTACGCCCTCATGAAGCCGGCCATCCAGCTCGAGCGGCTGACCCCGCGCCAGCGCGTGGCGCTGGAATATCTCCAGCGCGAGGGCGTGGCCGACTCCGTGGCCGTGGGCCTCTACAACCGGCTTCTGGCCGATCCCGGGGCATCGGTGCTCGAATGCCTCGCCGGCATGGTGCCGGTGAAGCCGTGGGGCGCCGCGGAATGGCCGCAGCGGCTGCACCTTCTGACCGGCCCCTTCGGCGCCGGCAAGACCACCACGGCCCTGCGCTTTGCGCTCCAGCTGCGGGCGCATGACGCGGGCCTGCAGGTGGCCTTCATCAACGCCGACTGCCTGCGCGGCAACGGCCGCCTGGTGCTCAGGCACTGGGCCGAGCTTTCCGGTTTCGTCTATCTGGAGGCGGCCGACCGCGAGACCATGGCCCGCGCGCTCACGCAGACCTCCGGGGCGGACGCCGTGTTCATCGATGTGCCGGGCATGACGGCCGGCGAAACGCTCGCCGAGTGGCGCGAGGCCATGGGCCTTGACGCCGTGGCCGTGGACGAGGCGGCGAGCCATCTGGTGCTGGCGCCCTTTCTGGACGCCCTCCAGACCAAGGAATTTCTCGGGCGCTACCACGCCGAGGGCCCGGCGAGCATCGTCTGGGCCAAGCTGGACGAAGCCGTGAGCTTCGGCACCATCGTCAATGTGGGCGCCGGCGCGGGGCTGCCCGTTTCCGCCTTGTCCTACGGGGCGGAACTCAAGGAAAGCCTCTCCCCGGCCACGGAGCCGCTCATCTGGCGGCTGGTATTCAAGCGGCAGATCCCCGGCCATGCGGCGCCGCCCCCGCGGCCCAAGGCGGCCGCCCCGGGGCGCGCCGCCGGCAGGCTGGCCGGGCGCACGGCCTGA
- a CDS encoding monovalent cation:proton antiporter family protein, whose product MEVPFLSEIVIIFLLSIGVTLVCNRLRLPATVGFLITGVLCGPSLLGIVSDREAIDQVAEVGVAMLLFTIGMELSGDALSRLKRPVFLGGSLQIGLTIAAVAGLALAYGTTWQRGVFWGCLVALSSSAIVLRILQERGTSSTPTGRLSLAILVFQDIMVAPMLLCVPLLAGTLDLSLEQAALSVLKVALILGGVLVVAHFGLNRLMEAVMRTRTREILLLTTLGLCLGMALLTSALGLSLSLGAFLAGLLLARSQYSMSVISGILPYRDVFMSLFFISVGMMLNVGYFTQHFVAIIVGTLLFLLLKSVLTLPAVLVQGYPLRAAIITALSLAQVGEFSFVLAAQGLAAGLFDMESYQNFLAVSVLTMMLTPGLISAAPSVAAAVDRLRRKRVPAVAEEEGRKHEGLEDHLIIVGFGISGKHLAHVAHESGIPYTILEMNPETVRRYRDKEPISHGDATQPIVLEHLGVEKARVLAIIISDPAAVRAITIEARKLNPNLHIVARTRFVTEVGPLHSLGANEVIAEEFETSIEVFSHVLSQYLVPRQDIDAFAAHLREANYRMIRRMSSAVDSLTDAVGRLPDMGVQAMRVGPGSPLCGQELKDCGLRPNYGVTVVAILRHDNVEAAPGPHFRFEVDDVVYIFGRTDKLMAVKPVFSGPVRGQDDPGPQAAIA is encoded by the coding sequence ATGGAAGTTCCCTTTCTCTCCGAAATCGTCATCATCTTCCTGCTCTCCATCGGCGTCACCCTCGTCTGCAACCGGCTCCGGCTGCCGGCCACGGTGGGCTTCCTCATCACCGGCGTGCTCTGCGGCCCCTCCCTGCTCGGCATCGTCAGCGACCGCGAGGCCATCGACCAGGTGGCCGAGGTGGGCGTGGCCATGCTGCTCTTTACCATCGGCATGGAACTTTCCGGCGATGCCTTGAGCCGCCTCAAGCGGCCGGTGTTTCTCGGCGGCAGCCTCCAGATCGGGCTCACCATCGCGGCCGTGGCCGGGCTCGCGCTCGCCTACGGCACCACCTGGCAGCGGGGCGTCTTCTGGGGCTGCCTCGTGGCGCTCTCCTCCTCGGCCATCGTATTGCGCATCTTGCAGGAGCGCGGCACCAGCAGCACGCCCACGGGCCGGCTCTCGCTCGCCATCCTCGTCTTCCAGGACATCATGGTGGCGCCCATGCTGCTCTGCGTGCCCCTGCTCGCCGGTACGCTGGACCTCTCGCTGGAGCAGGCCGCGCTTTCCGTGCTCAAGGTGGCGCTCATCCTGGGCGGCGTGCTCGTGGTGGCGCATTTCGGTCTCAACCGCCTCATGGAGGCGGTGATGCGCACGCGCACCCGCGAGATACTGCTGCTCACCACCCTCGGGCTCTGCCTCGGCATGGCGCTGCTGACGAGCGCCCTCGGGCTCTCGCTTTCGCTGGGCGCCTTCCTGGCCGGGCTGCTCCTTGCGCGCTCGCAGTACAGCATGAGCGTCATTTCCGGCATCCTGCCCTACCGCGATGTGTTCATGAGCCTGTTCTTCATCTCCGTGGGCATGATGCTCAACGTCGGCTATTTCACGCAGCACTTTGTCGCCATCATCGTGGGCACCCTGCTCTTCCTGCTCCTCAAGAGCGTGCTCACCCTGCCCGCGGTGCTCGTGCAGGGCTATCCCCTGCGCGCGGCCATCATCACGGCCCTCTCGCTCGCGCAGGTGGGCGAATTTTCCTTCGTGCTCGCGGCGCAGGGTCTTGCGGCCGGCCTTTTCGACATGGAATCCTACCAGAATTTCCTCGCCGTGAGCGTGCTCACCATGATGCTCACCCCGGGCCTCATCTCGGCCGCGCCCTCCGTCGCCGCCGCCGTGGACCGCCTGCGCCGCAAGCGCGTGCCCGCCGTGGCGGAGGAGGAGGGCAGGAAGCACGAAGGGCTCGAAGACCATCTCATCATCGTGGGCTTCGGCATCAGCGGCAAGCACCTCGCCCATGTGGCGCACGAGTCCGGCATCCCGTACACCATCCTTGAAATGAACCCGGAGACCGTGCGCCGCTACCGTGACAAGGAGCCCATCTCCCACGGCGACGCCACGCAGCCCATCGTGCTGGAGCACCTCGGCGTGGAAAAGGCGCGCGTGCTCGCCATCATCATTTCCGACCCGGCGGCCGTGCGCGCCATCACCATCGAGGCGCGCAAGCTCAACCCGAACCTGCACATCGTGGCGCGCACGCGCTTCGTGACCGAGGTGGGGCCGCTGCACAGCCTTGGCGCCAACGAGGTCATCGCCGAGGAATTCGAGACCTCCATCGAGGTCTTCAGCCATGTGCTCTCGCAATACCTCGTGCCCCGGCAGGACATCGACGCCTTCGCGGCGCACCTGCGCGAGGCCAATTACCGCATGATCCGGCGCATGAGCAGCGCCGTGGACTCGCTCACCGACGCCGTTGGGCGCCTCCCGGACATGGGCGTGCAGGCCATGCGCGTGGGGCCCGGCTCGCCCCTCTGCGGGCAGGAGCTCAAGGATTGCGGGCTTCGGCCCAACTACGGGGTCACGGTGGTCGCCATCCTGCGCCATGACAACGTGGAGGCCGCCCCCGGGCCGCACTTCCGCTTCGAGGTGGACGACGTGGTCTATATCTTCGGCCGCACGGACAAGCTCATGGCCGTCAAGCCCGTCTTTTCGGGGCCCGTGCGCGGGCAGGACGACCCGGGGCCGCAGGCGGCCATCGCCTGA
- the ybaK gene encoding Cys-tRNA(Pro) deacylase: protein MAHDKTPKTNAARLLDRLGIAYTLHHVEVDESDLSATTVAARLGVEPARVFKTLVARADGPGVVMACIPAPAELSPKALAAASGSRHAAMVPLAEVRPLTGYVRGGCSPLGAKKAYPVFMDESARRWERIFVSAGQRGVQLELAPGDLARACGAVFADLTRG, encoded by the coding sequence ATGGCGCACGACAAGACCCCTAAAACCAACGCCGCCCGCCTGCTCGACCGGCTGGGCATCGCCTACACGCTGCACCATGTGGAGGTGGACGAGAGCGACCTCTCGGCCACCACGGTGGCGGCGCGCCTCGGCGTGGAGCCGGCGCGGGTGTTCAAGACGCTGGTGGCGCGCGCCGACGGGCCGGGCGTGGTCATGGCCTGCATACCGGCGCCGGCCGAGCTCTCGCCCAAGGCGCTGGCCGCCGCCTCGGGCAGCCGGCATGCGGCCATGGTGCCACTTGCCGAGGTGCGCCCGCTCACGGGCTATGTGCGCGGGGGCTGCTCCCCGCTGGGCGCGAAAAAGGCCTATCCCGTCTTCATGGATGAAAGCGCCCGCAGGTGGGAGCGCATCTTCGTAAGCGCGGGACAGCGCGGCGTGCAGCTTGAGCTCGCCCCCGGGGACCTTGCCCGGGCCTGCGGCGCGGTTTTCGCCGACCTCACGCGCGGCTGA
- a CDS encoding glycosyltransferase family 2 protein — protein sequence MPEAPAVSVVIPVHGNFALTRDCLKSLARTAGQPLEVIVADNGSTDETARELPALGAALFGAAFRHLRFERNRNFAPACNAGAREARGDFVFFLNNDTLLTQGWLPPLLRRFHSVPRLGAAGPLLTYPDGTVQHLGIAIQPGNKVRHLYRGLPARHPLAQKRRFLQALTAAALLLPRELFLSAGGFDEGFVNGFEDVDLGLRLGAAGLRHTCVPESRVIHLESRTPRRFGHEAENTLRLYQKWRLDRLVDLPDLVAADGYCLSVLPELEPRVTVTPAVSARLLPRLRPFDPALCLELLTEEPLWDEGYALLGAWLEKNGQPGAALDLYRRAMRMRDSCSFADCERLLRVEAALGQDSTATRASLARLMAELAPDAYAQKKALILQTLAGGSEAQQALIPAYEAAWAEGLRLREKARAEGEREQGRGGPFSRA from the coding sequence ATGCCGGAAGCGCCCGCCGTTTCCGTGGTCATCCCGGTCCACGGCAACTTCGCCCTCACGCGGGACTGCCTGAAAAGCCTCGCGCGCACCGCAGGCCAGCCGCTCGAGGTCATCGTGGCCGACAACGGCTCCACGGACGAGACGGCGCGGGAGCTCCCGGCACTGGGCGCCGCGCTCTTCGGCGCCGCCTTCCGCCATCTCCGCTTCGAGAGGAACCGCAACTTCGCCCCGGCCTGCAATGCCGGGGCGCGCGAGGCCCGCGGGGACTTCGTCTTCTTCCTCAATAACGACACCCTGCTCACGCAAGGCTGGCTCCCGCCGCTCCTGCGCCGCTTCCACAGCGTGCCGCGCCTCGGGGCGGCGGGGCCGCTGCTCACCTATCCCGACGGCACGGTGCAACACCTCGGCATCGCCATCCAGCCCGGCAACAAGGTGCGCCACCTGTACCGCGGCCTCCCCGCCCGGCACCCGCTGGCGCAAAAACGGCGTTTCCTCCAGGCGCTTACCGCGGCGGCGCTGCTGCTGCCGCGCGAGCTCTTCCTTTCCGCCGGCGGCTTTGACGAGGGCTTTGTCAACGGCTTTGAGGATGTGGACCTCGGGCTCAGGCTGGGCGCCGCGGGCCTCCGGCACACATGCGTGCCCGAAAGCCGGGTCATCCACCTCGAGAGCAGGACGCCGCGCCGCTTCGGCCATGAGGCCGAGAATACCCTGCGCCTGTACCAAAAATGGCGCCTCGACCGCCTCGTGGACCTGCCGGACCTCGTGGCCGCGGACGGCTACTGCCTGAGCGTCCTGCCGGAGCTCGAGCCGCGCGTGACGGTGACCCCGGCGGTCTCCGCGCGGCTGCTCCCCCGGCTGCGGCCCTTTGACCCGGCGCTCTGCCTTGAACTGCTCACCGAGGAACCGCTCTGGGACGAGGGTTATGCGCTGCTCGGCGCCTGGCTTGAAAAAAACGGCCAGCCGGGGGCCGCGCTCGACCTCTACCGCCGCGCCATGCGCATGAGGGATTCGTGCTCCTTCGCGGATTGCGAGCGCCTGCTGCGCGTGGAAGCCGCCCTCGGGCAGGACAGCACTGCCACGCGCGCGTCGCTCGCGCGGCTCATGGCCGAGCTGGCGCCGGATGCCTATGCGCAAAAAAAGGCGCTGATCCTGCAAACGCTTGCCGGGGGCAGCGAAGCGCAACAGGCGCTCATCCCGGCCTATGAAGCGGCCTGGGCCGAGGGCTTGAGGCTGAGAGAAAAAGCCAGGGCGGAAGGAGAGCGGGAGCAGGGCCGGGGCGGCCCCTTCAGCCGCGCGTGA